tggtgccgaagagtgaaactttcagaaggattgcagcaaataatccatgtttatggactgaggagagcgaggacgaagatgatatcttcatgccgccgctttcgggttctgcatcgtcgaagggcaagagttcttcatcatcgaagggcaaggtttctgcatcgtcgaagggcaagagttcttcatcatcgaagggcaaggttcctgcatcgtcgaagggcaagcgttcttcatcgtcgaagggcaagagttctgcatcgatcgaggatgacgatgatgacttcatgtagtttttatgctgtatgttgtgagttcagttacgtgccatttaatttggatgtagttctatctagttgtttgtaatgtctcgttgtatgaatattatgttctatctaaatatgatcttgtagAGTAGTCATTtgtctcgtacataagtacatagtcatttgtctcgtacataagtacatattatgttctatctaaatatgatcttgCCGGTGctcactctccacaaaagcaaatgccagtgggacgacttgattttggccgtcttgacctatggctgtcagtatctgacccttgtacttgcctgtgagaaaagtaccgtcaacacatatcaccggtcggcaatgcctgaaagcttcgatgcatacaccgaaagagaagaagagacgatgcaaaaccctcacagttgggaactctggcatgaacatgtcttggatatcgatataggtgcctggattgcgctgctgcagggtgtggaggaggtggacaacagagtcatatgcatcaaaataagaaccaaatctcctctcaagcgctacatgcttagccctccaagccttgcCATAAGAAATTCTGTACTTCAACCTAGCGAACACTTTTGTCTGCACTGCCTTCACTTCCATAGCTTTGCCTTGCACTATCTCATCGTAAAACAGTCGAGCAATAAGCGTGGATGAaaggttggcatgatcttgagggatgcagggaataagacaagtgtgattaactaagtcacttatcacccaacttgtgccatacttagggagaaagccGTGCACCCTTGCGGGACAATCTGCATTCTTGCATACCATTGTGAGGAATTTCTGACTGGACACCTCAGCTTTGAAAACCCTTTGCGTGGACATTGCCCAATTAATTATTGCATCCTTCAGGGCTTGCTTGTTCGGATACATAGCACCCGTCGCAATATTGTTCTGGTGATATTGCCAGTCTGAATCATGTCCATCATTCACGGTCATTGCAAATGATAAGTCATGATTCCACCATGCAGGATTCGGGACctcctcttcattttcttcttcatctgactcgtcagaatcatcggcatgacccctttcaacatcggtgtcttcttcttccatctggttctgcatgtgcccatctacctcgtcagcgtccacctcgccattgtaatcaccatcggcatttgctccttctacctgactactctgccctggttcataaccataagcatttcctccttctacctgactgctctgtccttggtcgtaaccataagcatttcctccttctacatgactgctctgtccttcgtagccaccctccccttcatgtgcaatgacctccttcacgacgggaagcactaaagcaacaggattgcatccccttcgttcacaaccttgtaaccaccgcacccaatcggagtctccctctattggcctcaaataaaagtaaatttttgaacttgaccgtgtccacaatgcatgaacaccgacggtgtgtgtttcagtatcaagacctaaacttgccgcaatccattctttcaactgactaacagaccatgtttgtggtgCGCTGATTGCAACCTCTATGTGAGTAAATTCACTCAGATCTGCTCCCAACTCATTTGTTTGGACAGtaccaggaccatagtaaaaTCTCAACTTCACTACATCGGACATCTCGACTCACCTATTTTTTTTCAACATATAAATACAAgtattagacatgtctatatatatatatatattaccaggaccatagtaaataatataataaataggcccatgtttactaataataaataggcctcaaataataataataatataaccgacaaatatgataattcagtttatttgaattatatggccatgttgatgtattttttattttaatcTATGTTAAAATAATTTAGAAAAAGGCATGCGTCTTATTTCTACGATCATGCGTCTTATTTTAATCTATTTTAAATTCTATTTTAATCCTATCTTTTGCTTTCTTATTAAATTTTTATTATGTTTCCAACTCTTAAAAAAAAACTTCTTATTCGTTTTTTAACATCGTTTtttaacatgtaatattattcgTTTTGCTATGCACATGCCGACCCCAACTCTTCAAACTCTATATTTTAACATCGTTTTTTAAATTTTTATTATGTTTCCAACTCTATTTTTTAACATCGTTCtttaacatgtaatattattcgTTTTGCTATGCACATGCCGACCCCAACTCTTCAAAAAAAACTTGTCTCTTCTTTCCAACTTTTTATTCATGTTTCCAACTTCTTATCCCGCACCTGTGTACATGTCAAGTATTAAGCAACAACTTATTATCCCACTAacaactaatacaattcacacacctacaaCTATATTACGAATAATCGCACACAAATTTATTTTCACATCGAacgaagcgtgcgtgcgaacgaataatatttacgtatactaccggggcaaataacaatatttCCGTATACTACCGGGCCAAAAAAAATCGCACacaaatatttacgtatactaccgcgGCAAATAACAATATTTACATATAATCCcggagcacctacgaaaaataaaatgagggctgaaatatacccttgaagcgtgcgtgcgaacgaagaacgaagaacgaagaacgacgaacgacgaacgacgaacgacgaacgaccaccacctccaccacctccaccaccaccaccacctcacCACCCCAACTGCCCCAACGACgaacactgccccaacttcaccaccaccacctccaccaaaatgctcaccacgaccaccacgagctaccccGTCAGTAGATCGACACCTCTTTTCGCTGCCCTAAATGAGTTGAACCCATTCACGGTGCCAAAATCGCGAAAATGTTGCTCATTTAGGTGTACAAATGTGTGCCATTTTTCTgtagagagaggaggaggaagaacacAGCAGAATGAGCCACGGGAGAAGAATAATGGAGGAAGGAGAGGATATGGGCGGGCAGGGAGAAGAAAGAATGAAGGAAAGAGAgaaggagaggataagggcgggCTGGCCAGCGCGCGTCAGGTCGGCCGCACCCTGTCGGCCACCAGGTGGCCGATCGGCGGGCGGGACGCCGACAGGGGCGCACCACGCCGACAGGCCGCTGCCTCCCCCCTCGCGACGTGGCACGACCAACCAACGGCCGCCGCGTGGCTGCCCGGCCTGCAGTCGGCCTCCTGATAGccgatcggcctgctgtgggccgactgggctcagtcggcctgcagtgggccgacggtgtattattctTGCAAATTCTTTTTTCTGCGTATTATTtctgtaatttaaaaaaaattgtattatttaaaaaaaattggcaAAATTTACACCACTTTTTGCTTCGGTTTCTTTGTATGAAAACATTATTTCCTCTGCATCTTGTGAGACACCAAACATTTCTCATTTTCGGTAGGCTTAGTTCTGAAGGATTCCACTTCGGCTAATTTAGATTATGTTGCTAGAGTATTAGAAGAAGTTCCTGATATATGTATTTAGAGCATTTGCTAAGATTTGATGCAAAATATTGATGGCCAGGCATTATATTGCACATAAGCACaatttttagtttttctttttgttGTTGCAACAGTTTTTCTATAGCAATAGCCAATAGTGTAACATCACACTACTCCATTTTCACAAGCCATGCCACATCTTTACATGTAAGTTTGTTCTCTAGATAGTTCTCTTTCCAAGAATTGCATATCATATTTGTCATGAGATCTGACTGATTTACTATATTTTCCTGGTGTGGACGATGTTATAGAGTGAGCTACCATCACTTCTCATTACTAACTGTAATCAATAAATGTGTTCATGCCATAAAAGATGGATATTGTCGAAGCCATTGTCATGTCATGTAATTACTTGCAGATCAACTATATAGTTTTCTTCGGATTGTAAACTGGAAATGATAGAACCCTACAACTCCTGTGTGAGTGGCATTTGATTATTTACTTCCTCGAGTAGTATAGATATTGTGCTGCCAAGAGATTAAGTATATTCATGAAGTTGTGTAAAGTTTAAAATTGGTTGTGGTATCTAGCATTTGTTAGATCCTCATATGTTGTTGGTAGTCATGCTTATGCCTAGGATATCAAGTAAGCTTGTGTTGTGCTGTGACTAAATAAAAGCATGTTTAGACTTACCTTTTGTTTGCTCTACTTAAAGAGTTCAGTGTTACCCAGAGGGCATCTATATGTTTGCTATTGCTATCTCCCGTGTGACGTCGAGAAAATCACTGATGTTTCTGTTTACTTGGCCTACATTTTGGTTTACAAATAGTTCTGCCTCTCAGTTTGATATTTCTACTTGCTTTTGCTTAGCAATATGATGTATTGTTTTCTAGCTCTAGGCCTACTTGTGTTGAAGGTTCAGTTGATTGTGTTTCTTAAGGGTGTTTTTTTAATTACTGGCATCAAAATGTGGCACTAATTCCATTGTGCATTGTACTGTGATTTTTTCAAACAACACCATTATGATGAATAGAGATGCTAATAAGGGTCAGAGAACAATAGAGATGCTAACCTTTAGGGGTTAATAATATAAACAACAACAGGGCTTATGAGTCCGAAGAGAGCTCGAGTGGCGTCTTTTGGTTCTTGAAGCTCTGCACTTTCCTGGTGGAGTAGCAGCAAAATAATTCAGTGGCTGTAAAGCTACTGCACTTCACGTAGTTAGGATCAATTCTTTGTTTCAGTTTCAAATTCTCCCCAGTTCCTCCTATTTGATTGATTCATCTGATGGACATTTTGTGGCATATGTATTGTTACGAGTGAAACCATCCATACAAGTTGAGATATTAATAATCCCATATGTGGAATTCAAGATATAGAGAAATGTTATTCTTCTGCTAATTGGTTGATTGACCAAATGTACCATAAATGATGTTATTAGTGTTCAAGATATAGAGATAtgttattgttatttattgtagtAGATGATCTCCATCCCCGTTATTGAGACGATGGAAGTACTACTGAGGAGTTTTGTCTCTGACCGAACGAAGCTGCCGAGGATGAAGGGCTAAATAAGTGCCGAGGAAGAAAGATAAATAAGTCGCTTGATTCATGGGCGAAGTGGCTGCCATATGACTGCTTTGAAATATACACACGTCTAAGTGGCACATAAATACTccttttttcaaacacacaaaacAAGGTTTATAGAAACACTTCTCTTCTTAAAATAGTATAAGGCCTACTACTTTTTTTTTAATATAGAAGGGTCTAAATTCTTGCCGTGCGTACTTGCTCAAACAGAAGATTATTAATATTTTCAAGACGATGTGGTTTTGAATGAGACTCTACGCTATCAAAGTAAAAATGTGCATGTACATATTATTGTAGACAACAAACCTATATTTCTTATTAAAGGCGGTTAAATTTGTTACTGTATGTGCATGCTCACAACTAAAACAACTAATGCATGTTGCTTTTACAATGCGCACATGGATCAACAAGATACACGTATTTGCAGTGGCATGATTTTGGATGGGAGTTTGGGCTACCAAATTAGAATGTGTATATGCATCTCATTATAGACAACAAAATACCGTTGTTTCATACTAAAGGGGATTAGATTTGTTACATAGTTTTTGTTTCAAATATAACTCTATGCTACCAAATTTAAATATGTATACATCTATTGTAGACAACAAACACCCATTTTCCCCAACTAAGAGAGAATTTGTTGCCATATGTGCTTGCCCGTAACAAAATCAAATAAACCATGGATTTCTTTTCATCGCTAACATGGAATCTGTCTCTGCGCCATATGGCGCAATGGGTCCACTAGTATATTATATACCTTAGTAAATTGAAGTCCACGTTATgagaaggagagggggagaaAGATTATCTCACTACTCTCTATCCAACTTTACAATCCAATTGCCAGTGGAACAAGTGGGGATGATACCCTAGTGTATACACAGATTAAGATGATaaatatgatatatatatatatatatatatatatatatatatatatatatatatatattcaatGTATTTACTTGAAAAGATCTACCTGATACCAGTCTCCAAATTTATTCAGATCACGCTCACCATTTCTTGAGCAGAGACATGGTACAAACCGGAGACTCTCTCAGCATCTCCAAGAAGCAGGAGGCGGCGAAACATCCAATAGATGAGCATAAGGCAAAAACTCTATAAAGAGACGTCAAATATGTAACCCCTTTTTGTGCAGTGGCTTAAAATGGGATATCGTTTCAAGAGAGCACTTGGTACCAAGTTTTCATTTAGAGGTGAGAGGGAGAAATGTATAGACATGATAACATAGTGAACCTTATATTCTACATAAAAGGTATAACTGCTCTCGCAACATGAGTTAAAGAATATTAGCTCTTCTTCAACACATGCCTGTCAAAGCTTACAACTTTCACCATTAGTCCATAAGTTATGGCTGCAACTATCGATCCAACTACTCGTCTATGTTGTCATACATAAGGGTGTGGATTTGTTGAACTTTTGTTAATACATAGGAGTATATCTCAAGTGTCGATGTTCGACGTACTCCATGTGCAAGCATAAAGGGGGCCCAGAATGTCCCTCCGAATTGTTAGGGACTCCTATTTCTTCTAAACATGGATAATATGGAACAAGTCCATGCTCTGCTTACTTAGGAGACCATTGAGCCACTAATGATTTCTAAGGAAGCTTCAGAGCCCCTTCTTCATGTTGACACAAAAAGCAAATCAAACTTGAGCACTAGAGAAAAAAGTATTACAGGAATTTTGACTCATGCCTAAACCCTAAAACCTACTTACAACATAATTGGGAGTTTAGGCTTAAGGGGATGGTTGCAATGGTATTACAACCAAATTCTTAGGCCTAAACCCTAAAGCCTGACGGCATTACAGGTTTTTTTCATCATACGCAAAAAATCTAAAGTTGAAGTTTCGGATATGTTTCTTACTACAACACCAATCGCCTATCATGAGTtcatgactatattcagaattaACATATGAAACCATTAACACGAACACATAATTATCCTAAGCCTAAAACACCATCCCCAAAGAGTTTCGTCGACACGAAGGTTGGTAACATGCGGGAGCTTCGTCTACGAGATCAACAACAGTGGTGGTGGAGGCCTCGATGGAGGATGTTGGCGGCGGCCTTATCCTTCTGGGTTCCTCAAACCAACTCGCCTTCTGGTCGCCACCGCAACCACTGTTCCCATCGACCGGGGGTATGGCGGGGTTTGTCTCATTTCGGGCGAGACGCATCATGTGCAGGTGACTCAAGCGTCAATGTGCTCGGTCGGCGGTGACGACTGAGCTCTAGATCCGGCTAGTGGTGCTGCTGGCCATGGAGGAGAAGGTGGCGATGGGGCGAGGATGCTGGGGTTTTGGCCAATGGTTGTCGAGGAAGACAAGGAAATGGAAAAAGGAATAGAGGCAAATCAAGTGAGAGAGAAGAGAAAAGGCTGCCGCCCATGGTTAGTAACAAGATAGAAGCGGTTTCATATCTGAAAGCACACGTGGCTGGGTGTTACTCGAAGTGGTTCCTTCACTAGAACCGCCTCCAAAATATTGTTTGAAGCAGTTTCTTTTACTGAGCCTCCTGAGTTTATTTCCCTAAACAAAATAACCACCTGCACTAGATCATTCGAGGCCTCTAGAAATTTCTAGGCTGCTAACCGCCTCCATGGATATCCTCTAATGCCCATTTCTATACAAGTGTGCACAACTAGGATGCCAGTGAAGAAGTTAGTTGAGACCATGCAGAGAAGTGGTATAGTGCTCACGGGGATGATCTCTGTGCTTCTGCCACCCCTTATACACCACTATAGCCGAGGGAGCGAAACTATATCCTTCCCTAGCTAGACACGATGGTACCCACGCTAACAAGCCTATGTGGAGAACTAGTAAATAACAAACATGAATTGTCGTGGGGAACACTAGGCCCAACAAGACGCTAGCACCTCCCGTGACACTCGTACCACACCGCTACCAGCAGCCGGCCAACCGGATCAAGCAAACCAACACACACCCATCTCAATAAACCAACGATGCTCACAACACCATTGTCGCCCAATCCAGGAGCGGATTTGGGTTTTTGTCTGGGACATGAGAAGGCGAGGGAAGGGGAGGAAGTATACCTCGATGTCGCCAAGTAGGCGACGACACACATGAGAGCGTTGCCACGGTCGGGCTAACATTGCCAACCGGGGATTCTTCTGGCCTCCACCACCACGTTCACCACCCCGACAAGCGTAGATCCGACAGATGAACACCACAGTGTCTAAATCTGGCAAGGTTGAGGCCGCTTGAGAGGTTCAAGACCCGGGGCTTTGAGATCTGGAATGAGTACTGCTAGAATGGCCCACGGTCCACGGCCATCACCCTCCACTCGCACAACAGAACGATCATCACCATCGAGTGTCGCTTGTCGTGGAGGGGTGTCGCCTTCTCCACCCGTGGCAGTCACCTCGTCTTCTTGAGCCTGCACTAGAGATTAGAGGGGGCATATCAGGTGCTCCAGCCCCTCATGTGCTCCCATGATACAAACTCCTGTGGGGCCATTGGATCTGAGATCCCAGGGTTACCAGCCGAGATGATGGACCTGCTCGCAATTATCTGCCTCCTGGAGTTCTTTTTGCGATTTTGCCGAAGCTCCTCACATGACCCTTGGATCTCAAATCCAGCGGTTCAGGGGAGCTTGTATTATAGGCGCACTTGAGGGGATAGAGCACCTGATATGTACTCAAGAGCAGAGCGACGAGGACCTCACTGCCACCTTCATCGGTGGCAATACAGTTTCCCGATAGCCTCCATTGGTGGCAACGAGGGAGAGGGACAAAGGGCAGGGCATGGCGGAGGCTAATGTTTGGTTGTCGCCCCGACGAGAGCGACGCGGACCCAAAGGGGTATCGTGGTCACGAAATAGTAGTGTGGTGGGTGCTTAGTAGTTAACAGAGAGATTTTTTTTTGAGGAGTCGTTCACAGAGATAAGATGGTATATACACACTTTTCAACGAGGAGTTGCCGAAATGGGCCGGGTTAAGTAGGAGCGAAGGAGCCCCAAACCAGCATGACCAACGTAGGCAGGTAGGTTACTCAGAAAAAAAAAAACGTAGGCAGGTAGAGCCCCGCGAAGTTTCCAGGAAAGAGCCGCGGTTACCACTTCACCACAATGTCTTAATGGAGGCCGTGTACATATGTTTCCGTTTCTTGTTTCTTGTGACACTCTAGCTAGTAGGTCGATCGTGTGTACAAATGTCACTAGACAGTCCAATCTTCTCCAGCTAGCAGCGTGAAAGCATTCCTCTCCCCAGTAGACGCCTCGCCACGCACACCTTTGGAACCATGTGATAAAGGGAACCATTTATGTAGTCCGGCCACAAGAAGCACGGTTGGTAGCAGACGACAGACCATGGCACGCCACCGATTTGGCATCCAAACAAGGCTCATTACCACGCATCTCTCGTCATCTCCCATTTTTACCTCGGCCGCCATTGATGCATGCCCAGTCAAGCTTTCGTCCGGTTGTCTCCACTGTCAAAGAGGCAAAGAACGGGACGGGCCACCAGCTAAGCAGCGCACAAATAGCATGCGGTCACAAATTGCATGCATTGATTCACCCCAATCGAAAAAATATAGCATTAACTCACTGTCGTAGTAACATTATTAAGCATTTCCATATCCTGCTGCATGCACACCCACCCTTCGTGCGTGCGTATCTCCATGCACAGTGGCGTGCGCGCGCGTCTGACGACGTGTCCCCACCTCGTATCGCCTCTCACACGGTGGTTTTGGCTCCGGCCGGACCACGTGAGGCTCACGCGGCAGTTTCATCGTAGTATATCTAGGGGCCTGGCCTAAACCCTTCCTCCCCCTCTCCAGACACCAGCGGCCCAGCTACACGAGAGGAGCGCGGTAGTCCTTTCCCGGCGCGCAGCGGTGCACTATGGCGTCCACCGGAGCCGTCCCCTGCTCcgtcctcctgctcctcctcctctgcgcGTCCCCGCTGTGCCAGGGCCAGGCCGGACGGCACAACATCACGGAGAccctcgccgccgccagcccGGACTTCGCCCAGTTCAGCGCCGCCCTGGCCGCCGCGAACCTCAGCGCCGAGATCGACGGGCGCAGCCCCGTCACCGTCCTCGCCGTCGACAACGCCGCCGTGGCGCGGCTCGGGGAGCGGCGCCTCCAGCCGGACGCCCTCGCGCGCGTGCTCTCCCTGCACGTCCTCCTCGACTACCTCGGCGACGCCAGGCTCCGTACCCTCGACGGCGGGTTCAGGCAGGCCGCCAGCCTCTACCAGGCCCACGGCGCGCCGGGGGCCGCCGGCATCGTGAACATCACGCGGGGCGGCAAGGACGACCACGTCTCGTTCCGGCCAGCGGAGGGGGTGAACGGGACCGCCGCCGTGTTCTACGTGAAGTCGGTCAAGGAGGCGCCCTGGGACATCGCCGTGCTGCAGGTGAGCGACGCCATCTCGTCCTTCACCGCCGAGGCGAAGGTGCCCACGCCGCCGGCCCCGGCTCCTGCTCCCAAGGCGCCTGCGCCTGCTCCTCTGGCGCCGGTCGTGGCCCCTGCACCTGCTAAGGCCCCGGCGGCCCTGCCTCCGTCGCCAAAGAACCACACCGCGCCACCGCCGAAGCCGGCCAAAGAGCCCGTGCCTTCGCCAACGCCCGTGGTGGAGACGCCGGCGGAAGGACCTGGGGCGGACGGAGATCAGCCGCCTGCCGACGAGCACAAGAGTGGCGCCAGCGACTCGGAGCCGTGGAGCCTCggcgcggtggtggcggtggccgTGCCGGTCGTCGTGTTTCTGCTGTGGTGAGCAATCTGTGCTTGGAATGAATGCCCGCTGTTAGGGGCCCTGGATCCCGTGATTAGTGTTCGCGCTTACCCGCATGGAGACAGTGGTTAATGAGCGCTGGTTATCGCTGGCAGATTTGAGCAGAAATAATTGTACGATGCTCGTGTTTAGTCAAGGAGTGCATGCCTATGTTTGAATTGCGCTACTGGTTTATTTCTGCCTTGCATGTGCCGAGCTCTAGACTTTCCGATGAATCTTGCAAATCCACCTTTGTAAAACAAGGAAGAACCCCATTTTGCAAGGCCGTCTATCGACAAAATTCAAATCTCGCCTACTTGGCACGATTACATGCAAACAGGTCGATCCAACAGCATTAATTCGTCGCATAGGAAATGTTTCCACCATACCTTTAGGGCGCACTTGGATTGGGTGTATTTGAATACACATGTATTTAATTTACGGTTTTGCTAAAACTCATTTAGCTGAGAAACTTTTTGGTCTCATTCACTTTTCCCACCGTTAGATTCAATCACGTCACGATTCGTGTTTTGTCCAGGCGGAACCCTTGTAGCAAGGCGCGGCCAATTTGTTTTGTCGCATGCGTGTGATGGGTTTTGTCCCCTGGGCTTGTGTGGGCCTGTAACGTTGGGTCTGTTCGTTTTTACTTTTTGTCCTACAGGGTGCAGGGAACAAGTGACGTCCTTTTTTGCATTTCGTTTTTCTTTGCTGTTTTAGTTTTTATCCATTATTTCTATTTAACTTTCAATTTTACCTTCCTTTTTAtcttttttttcacttttttggttttcatttttggGTTGGGAGAGAACATGTAATTTTTTTTGACTAATTTCTACGCAGACGAGATTTGGTTAATTTTTGAATTGTACTACCGATATTGTATAGTACTTTTTTTGTGTTCCCGGTTTGTTGAGTATGTATTTTGTACTGCATGTGTATTGGAGTTGTGGCCCACCTCCTAGTCTTCTATAGTTGAGGTAGAGGCATTCCCTTGTATTATATATGCGTGCACCAGCACCCCAAATCAATACAAGGATTATTGTATTGCAAAACATCTCTCTACATGGTATCAGTTTTTAAGTTTTAATCCTCGCCTTCCGctgctgccgcacgctcctcccgcgccgccgcgcgaatcctcccgcgccgccgccgcgcgactcctcccgcgccgccgccaccccgccgccgccgcgcgacttctctgcgccgccgccgctaccCAACCGCCGCCACGCgactcctcccgcgccgccgccgccaccccgccgTTGCCGCGTgactcctccgcgccgccgccgctacccAACCGCCGCCGTCGGACCCGCTATGGCGTCCACCGGCCTgtccgccgtcgcctctgccgtCCCGCCGCCAGCGCCCTCCGGTGCAGCCCAACCGCCGTACGGCGCGCCCGGCGTCACCCACATGCAGCTGGCGCCCTCCAGCGCGGCCCCGCCGCCGTACGGCGCGCCCGGCGTCACCCACATGCAGCCGGCCCCGCCAATGACCGGCGGCCATGCTTTGCCCGCCCCGTCGATGGCTTCTCCGGGCTGGTGTTACCCGTTGCCACCTTACCAGCCGAATGGCGCCGGCTACGGCGCCCTCCTTGCGCCGCCGCCCGTCGGCGGTTATGGTCCACCCGTCCCGGCGCCGCCCTACGGGGGCCTCCCGCCGTCGCCTTCCCTCGGTGGTTATGGCCCGCCCGCCCTGGCGCCGCCCTATGAGGGCCTCCCGCCGTCGCCGGTACCTGTGCCATGGGACCCCACCCTCCTCGCCGCCCAGCACTCCGCGTCGTCGCCGAGTAGCTCTGTCGGTGGAGGCGACTGGTACATGGACTCAGGTGCTACTGCGCACATGACAGCTCATCCCGGTAACCTAACCTCCTCCACTCCTGTTCGCACACCCACTCGTATCACCATCGGCAACGGCTCCTCCTTACCTATCACTCACATCGGTAGCACTAGTTTTCCCTCCACTTCCACACCCATTACTATGTCTAATGTTCTTGTTTCCCCTGAATTAGTCACAAACCTAGTTTCCGTTCGTCGTCTTACTAGTGAGAACCCACTTACTGTTGAATTCGACGGTGTTGGTTTTTCTGTGAAAGACGCCCGTACCCGGATGATCCTTCACCGATGTGATAGTCCCGATCAGCTCTACCCCGTGCACGCCGGCGCCTCCACCTCCACACCAGTCGCCCTTGCCGCTGGCGTTGACCTCTGGCATGCTCGCTTGGGCCACCCCAACCCCACAGTATTACGTCAAATTCTTAGGAGTTTCTCTTTCTCATGTAACAAGCTCGACGAGCACTCTTGTGAGGCCTGCCGCTTAGGCAAGCACGTTCGTCTTCCCTTTAGTGCGTCTACTTCAGTTTTCACTTTTCCGTTTCAATTGcttcatagtgatgtttggacgtcTCCCGTTGCGAGTAACACGGGCTATCTATACTACTTGGTGATCCTAGATGATTATTCTCATTatgtctggacttttcctcttCGTCGTAAATCCGATGCTTTAGCCACACTCACCGCCTTTTATTCCTATGTCACCACCCAGTTCAgtctgaaagtgcgttatatcgactagaggggggtgaataggcgatttttgaggaatttgtgggtggggaaattccttagcgaagaactacttgcagcg
This sequence is a window from Aegilops tauschii subsp. strangulata cultivar AL8/78 chromosome 7, Aet v6.0, whole genome shotgun sequence. Protein-coding genes within it:
- the LOC109732207 gene encoding fasciclin-like arabinogalactan protein 1, with translation MASTGAVPCSVLLLLLLCASPLCQGQAGRHNITETLAAASPDFAQFSAALAAANLSAEIDGRSPVTVLAVDNAAVARLGERRLQPDALARVLSLHVLLDYLGDARLRTLDGGFRQAASLYQAHGAPGAAGIVNITRGGKDDHVSFRPAEGVNGTAAVFYVKSVKEAPWDIAVLQVSDAISSFTAEAKVPTPPAPAPAPKAPAPAPLAPVVAPAPAKAPAALPPSPKNHTAPPPKPAKEPVPSPTPVVETPAEGPGADGDQPPADEHKSGASDSEPWSLGAVVAVAVPVVVFLLW